TGGTGGGGCAGATGATTGCCGTCTGCCTGGTGCAGGGGCAGGTCTCTCCCAGATTTTTATCTGAGCGCCTCTACAGACAGGTGTGTAATCTGTCCCCTCTTCCTGCCACTTTGGAAGAGGTGACAGATTACAATTTGAGGACCAAGCTCCGAAAGGCAAGTAAATGGTTAATGTTAATTGAAACCactttttggattttttttttttttgtcagtgtTTTTGTGTCAAGATACTGTGTGGTGTGCTCTATAGTGTACTGATGTTGAATTTCAATATATGATTGATGCCATACAGATATGTCAATGCATTCTTCACTGTTAGAAGATAATTTGTGCCATGAAAGTGCTTAGAAATCCCAAATAATTATTGTTCCTAATGTATGATATTAGATTGCAGATGCCACACATGTGGAAGGTGCCAGGGAGGCTATGGAGGAGGCCACAGACGAGCTCTCCCTCATGGGCTCCTTCTCCTTTGTGAGGAGCCTCCCGCAGAGGGATGAGCTGCTGGGGGCAGCCCTCAACTTCCTCACAGAGGGCCGTATTTTGACTGCTCTGAATCAGTAAGTGGAGCTGGGAATTGACTATTTAATGGACTGAGACCTTTGTGTTGGAGTGAAAAGTTATCATGGGTTCCAAAATAATCTAAATTTCAATTAATTGAAAGGATTTCTTGTCTAATTGATTTTTATCTTCACATTATGTACAATGGAGTAGGCTAGAACAGGCTTCAGAGCAACAGACTTGGATATTCTATCACCTTATATTTTCTCTGATCTATTATCTCATTGATTTTAAAGATTCAAAGAAAGGTTGGAGACCTTCGGGATTCAAGCCCTTTTGAGGTTCCACCCTGAGGAGCTCAAGGGGGTCTTCATGGACACACCTGAGCCGCTGCTGGCCTCCCGGTTGGAGTCCACATTCAGCACGTCTTACCTGTCTGAGCCGGGCTCCAatcggaggaggaaggaggccaGGACCCTTGTATATTGGAGGGACTGGCTGATCGAGGTGGAGGGTAAGGAAGTGTTTCTATCTACAACCCTTATCTATCTAATTGTTCTTTGTTAATATATGCTTATTCTGAATTTGATGCCAGCAACACAATTCAAAACAGGGGACCACCAAAGACTAGGAAAGCTGTAGAATgctcaaaaaacaacaatgttcaaCTGTTTCAACATTAGTAACTGGTAACAGGTGATATTATCATGAATGGATATAAAAGGGGCATCCCGTAGAAGTTAAGTCTTCACAAACAATAATTGGTCACAATACACAAAGGAAAAATACAATACTGTTTACAGctctgcatgaatgaacaaatgcacacatgaaaaatatttactatttgatttgtgaaccTAGGCATACCTGTAAATACAGCACTGCATAGGGAATTATAGTGAACCAATGCCTAGATTGTGACAGAACCAGCataacacattttatttatttttttgaaagaaTGACACATTGATTTATTAGTGCACACTTAGGGTAAAACAAGGACTTTTGAACATTTCTATTGTGATCTGAGAAATGCAACACAAACCAACATAAAACAACCTACATTTATCATTGCtgagattaataaagtatatattatCTTAACTAAGGACGACGAAAGATTGGCACATGTCAGGCAGTGTAAAATTCCTGTTAATGTTCACATGCGGTCGTTCCTACAAGTTATCTCTTATGTAATAACAGATGGAGATACGAGTCTCACCCTGGGGGCGGTTTTGGCATTTGCCACAGGCCTTCAAAGAATTCCTGCCGTGGGTTTTCCCATCGGACCCCGGCTTGAATTCCTCCATGAGGAAGATGGACCGGCCCTTTTCCCCACGGCCAATACGTGTTCCCTGGTCCTCAGGCTACCGGTTTATCCGGAGTACACTGGATTTAAGGAGGCCATGGAGGAAGGAATAACCTCCGGTGGGAGTACCTTCGGCGTGGCCTAATTTGGTGCCCAACCCCGTGGAAGGACGCTTGaagcgccccacacacacacagggaaggacgcttggagtgcccccacacacacacacacacacacacacacacagggaaggacgcttggagtgcccccacacacacacacagggaaggacgctttgagtgcccccacacacacacacacacacacacacagggaaggacgcttggagtgcccccacacacacacacacacagggaaggacgcttggagtgcccccccacacacacacagggaaggacgcttggagtgcccccacacacacacacacacacacagggaaggacgcttggagtgcccccacacacacacacagggaaggacgcttggagtgcccccccccacacacacacacacacacagggaaggacgcttgaagtgcccccacagacacacacacacacacctattttcccactcatgacctgcaccttgacgtggtgagtgggctttccaccaagccaggtcaaattgtgttccagcctcactatgttaaaggtaaacaaaaacaaatgtctgactgcaacaaagtgctctatctctgtaaagtacagtggggaattagaaaagtcctacatggttgaactgtattttccaaatgttaaagacagacttctcagtgacttggctgaatggctgcgttctgttcctgttgtggtaataagaagtaaaaaaatatttactatttgatttgtgaacctaggcatacctgtaaatacagcactgcatagggaattacacacacacaccttttttcatgacctgcaccttgacgtggtgagtgggctttccaccaagccaggtcaaactattgtgttccagcctcactatgttaaaggtaaacaaaaacaaatgtctgactgcaacaaa
Above is a genomic segment from Gadus morhua unplaced genomic scaffold, gadMor3.0, whole genome shotgun sequence containing:
- the LOC115539380 gene encoding uncharacterized protein LOC115539380 gives rise to the protein MHRRLSEIRRQVNANFDRAMDRSTEEATDGLVDRFALFRREEGAGPAQSSRRRRPRRTQLLIKVSVLKQDIAVYRCTQEILVTCTVVLQDTMSREEFLHALRDKVPYMPEAFDLCRLIGRRFIVLVDVCPRDLRGRGMMGRSNLYIRPKVPLPPAGQPQPAGPETLHTLPGPSLPPSTSPPPSRSPPPSRSPPPSRSPPDSISPPPSPLQKGQYRLVGQMIAVCLVQGQIADATHVEGAREAMEEATDELSLMGSFSFVRSLPQRDELLGAALNFLTEGRILTALNQFKERLETFGIQALLRFHPEELKGVFMDTPEPLLASRLESTFSTSYLSEPGSNRRRKEARTLVYWRDWLIEVEDGDTSLTLGAVLAFATGLQRIPAVGFPIGPRLEFLHEEDGPALFPTANTCSLVLRLPVYPEYTGFKEAMEEGITSGGSTFGVA